Proteins encoded by one window of Pristiophorus japonicus isolate sPriJap1 chromosome 17, sPriJap1.hap1, whole genome shotgun sequence:
- the LOC139228317 gene encoding major histocompatibility complex class I-related gene protein-like, with protein MIPAAVDGGEPEIRVLGGADTDRVGSQYSMKVDIQTALTQTNQSGGIHAYQVMYGCELRDDGTTGRFEQYGWEGNDLVNFDMVWVTLVHWGESTKHNWDWNTAGNQQRKGFLEQECITWLKKYLKAGEGELRATAPAVSFTHLGDARRLPCVTTGFYPQAIEVTLWRDGKFLNETLSSGILHNHDGTDQINRWTEFDPEDQGRFSCEVEHNGPEEKVGMFYLPKPGSQVPIVVGVMLGLLVLLVILAIVVVVI; from the coding sequence ATGATCCCGGCAGCCGTGGATGGAGGAGAGCCAGAGATCCGAGTATTGGGAGGAGCAGACACAGATCGCGTGGGCTCGCAGTATAGTATGAAGGTCGATATTCAGACCGCCCTAACCCAGACCAACCAGAGCGGTGGGATCCACGCCTATCAGGTGATGTATGGCTGTGAGCTGCGGGATGATGGCACCACTGGCAGGTTTGAGCAGTACGGCTGGGAAGGCAATGATTTAGTCAATTTCGACATGGTGTGGGTCACCCTGGTACACTGGGGGGAGAGCACCAAGCACAACTGGGACTGGAACACGGCCGGCAACCAGCAGAGGAAGGGTTTCCTGGAGCAGGAGTGCATCACGTGGCTGAAGAAATACCTGAAGGCCGGAGAGGGAGAACTGAGAGCCACTGCCCCCGCAGTGTCCTTTACCCACCTGGGTGATGCGAGACGGCTGCCCTGTGTCACCACCGGGTTTTACCCTCAAGCCATCGAGGTGACTCTGTGGAGAGATGGGAAGTTCCTCAATGAGACCCTGTCCAGTGGGATCCTCCACAACCACGACGGCACCGACCAGATCAACAGATGGACGGAGTTTGACCCCGAGGACCAGGGCAGGTTCTCCTGTGAGGTGGAGCACAATGGGCCCGAGGAGAAAGTCGGCATGTTTTATTTGCCGAAGCCCGGTTCCCAGGTCCCTATTGTTGTTGGTGTTATGCTTGGACTTCTCGTGCTGCTTGTCATTCTCGCCATTGTGGTTGTCGTCATCTAA